The following coding sequences lie in one Polynucleobacter necessarius genomic window:
- a CDS encoding HesA/MoeB/ThiF family protein: protein MNDEQLLRYSRHLLLEDIDVEGQETLLNSHVLVIGAGGLGSSAAPYLAASGVGYITLVDHDDVELTNLQRQIMHTQAQIGSSKVSSGKQFLQRLNPSIKIETIKAKATAVLLDEMLPGIDIVLDCTDNFSTRHLINASCVKHQVPLVSGTALRFDGQVSVFDPRNTESPCYACIFSPNEEFEEVSCSTMGVFSPLVGIIGSIQAAQALQVLIGFGDPLVGRMLLWNARKTQVEQIHISRNPDCLVCGKANQA, encoded by the coding sequence ATGAATGATGAGCAGTTACTTCGCTACTCACGACACCTCCTTCTTGAGGACATTGATGTTGAAGGCCAAGAGACACTTCTTAATTCACATGTCTTAGTCATTGGGGCTGGTGGCTTAGGTTCATCAGCCGCCCCATACCTTGCAGCTTCAGGCGTTGGCTATATTACCCTTGTAGATCATGATGATGTAGAGCTAACCAATCTTCAGCGTCAGATCATGCATACTCAAGCTCAAATTGGATCAAGCAAAGTTTCTTCAGGAAAACAGTTTTTGCAACGACTCAACCCCAGCATCAAAATTGAAACGATTAAAGCCAAGGCAACAGCTGTACTTTTAGATGAAATGCTGCCAGGAATAGATATCGTTCTTGACTGCACGGATAATTTCTCAACACGACATTTGATTAATGCTAGCTGCGTAAAACACCAAGTGCCTTTAGTTTCTGGAACAGCACTACGCTTTGATGGGCAAGTCTCGGTGTTTGATCCTCGCAACACAGAGTCGCCTTGCTATGCCTGTATTTTTTCTCCAAATGAAGAATTTGAGGAGGTTAGCTGTTCAACAATGGGCGTCTTTTCACCACTAGTTGGAATAATAGGGTCAATTCAAGCGGCACAGGCGTTGCAAGTTTTAATTGGGTTTGGAGATCCTTTAGTGGGCCGGATGTTACTCTGGAATGCACGAAAAACTCAAGTCGAGCAAATTCATATTAGCCGCAATCCAGATTGCCTAGTGTGTGGCAAAGCCAATCAAGCTTAA
- a CDS encoding S41 family peptidase: MRQFLKNFALITIGLVAGVAATIQFSATAQQGSQLPLDELRTLSNVFAQIKREYVEPVEDKQLLTDAVKGMVSGLDPHSTFLDKRDFSEMQEQTSGKFAGLGIEITPEDGVVKILNPIEDSPAARAGLQAEDLITRLDDKPVRGMSLDKAVRTMRGTPDTKITLTIFRKSEERSFPVTITRAEIKVQSVKAKILDNDIAWVRITSFQERTVPDLAKKLTELANQDPKLKGVILDLRNNGGGLLQGAVGVAAAFLPTDAVIVSTKGQAPDSKQVFNASPAMYRLSEPGDPLAGVPEIYKKLPMVVLVNAYSASASEIVAGTLQDYKRATIIGKTTFGKGSVQTVRPLTNDSALKITTAYYYTPSGKSIQAFGIKPDIPVDQNKDGDPDDVLVTREVDSEKHLRNKQSAEDKLIKDREQRRLEELQRIKEKNAKKTPEEKEKDKNKKPVELGSADDFMLSQAVAFINGQPVKRSSSKLE, translated from the coding sequence ATGCGTCAATTTCTTAAGAATTTTGCTCTCATCACAATTGGCTTAGTTGCAGGCGTTGCTGCCACGATTCAGTTTTCAGCCACAGCACAGCAAGGCTCACAACTTCCACTTGATGAGCTACGCACACTATCAAATGTTTTTGCGCAAATTAAACGCGAGTATGTAGAGCCTGTTGAAGACAAGCAACTTTTAACTGATGCTGTTAAGGGAATGGTGAGCGGTCTTGATCCTCACTCTACCTTCTTGGATAAAAGAGATTTTTCTGAAATGCAAGAGCAAACATCGGGGAAATTTGCCGGCCTTGGAATAGAAATTACCCCCGAGGATGGTGTTGTTAAGATTCTCAACCCCATTGAAGATAGTCCTGCTGCTCGAGCCGGTTTACAAGCTGAGGATTTAATTACACGCTTAGATGACAAGCCCGTACGTGGCATGTCGCTCGATAAAGCAGTACGTACAATGCGCGGTACTCCAGACACCAAAATTACATTAACCATCTTCCGCAAAAGCGAAGAACGCAGCTTTCCTGTAACGATTACTCGCGCAGAAATCAAAGTGCAATCTGTTAAAGCAAAAATTCTCGATAACGATATCGCTTGGGTTCGCATTACGAGCTTTCAAGAGCGCACTGTTCCAGATCTGGCCAAGAAGCTTACCGAACTCGCCAATCAAGATCCTAAGCTCAAAGGGGTTATTCTGGATTTAAGAAATAATGGAGGTGGCTTGTTGCAAGGTGCGGTTGGTGTTGCAGCAGCATTTCTTCCAACAGATGCGGTCATCGTGTCAACCAAAGGTCAGGCACCCGATTCAAAACAAGTGTTTAATGCTTCTCCGGCAATGTATCGCCTGAGCGAACCTGGAGACCCATTAGCTGGCGTTCCCGAGATCTACAAAAAACTCCCGATGGTTGTGCTGGTGAATGCCTATTCAGCCTCAGCCTCAGAAATTGTGGCCGGCACTCTACAAGATTACAAACGAGCAACCATCATTGGAAAAACCACTTTTGGCAAGGGATCTGTTCAGACAGTACGCCCCCTAACCAATGACTCAGCACTGAAAATTACTACTGCCTACTACTACACGCCAAGTGGAAAATCAATCCAGGCATTTGGCATCAAGCCCGACATTCCCGTGGATCAAAATAAAGATGGTGACCCCGATGATGTCTTGGTCACACGCGAAGTTGACAGTGAAAAACATTTGCGCAACAAGCAGTCTGCAGAAGATAAATTAATTAAGGATCGCGAACAACGTCGTCTAGAAGAGTTACAGCGTATTAAAGAAAAGAACGCTAAAAAAACTCCCGAGGAAAAAGAGAAGGATAAAAACAAGAAGCCTGTGGAACTTGGTAGCGCTGATGACTTTATGCTTTCTCAGGCAGTAGCCTTTATTAATGGTCAACCAGTAAAACGTTCATCATCCAAGCTTGAGTAA